A window of Rhinolophus ferrumequinum isolate MPI-CBG mRhiFer1 chromosome X, mRhiFer1_v1.p, whole genome shotgun sequence contains these coding sequences:
- the LOC117026542 gene encoding 40S ribosomal protein S24-like, translating into MTNRPLQRKQMVINILYPGKATVRKTEIWEKLAKMHKTTPYVIFVFGFRTRFSGGKTTGFGMIYDSLDYAKKSELKHRLARHGLYEKKKTSRKQQQEHKNRMKKVRETAKANVGAGKK; encoded by the coding sequence ATGACCAATAGACCACTTCAACGGAAACAGATGGTCATCAACATCCTTTACCCTGGGAAGGCAACAGTACGTAAGACAGAAATTTGGGAAAAACTAGCCAAAATGCACAAGACCACACCATATGTCATCTTTGTATTTGGATTCAGAACCCGTTTCAGTGGTGGCAAGACAACTGGCTTTGGCATGATTTATGATTCCTTGGATTATGCAAAGAAAAGTGAGCTCAAACATAGACTTGCAAGACATGGCCtgtatgagaagaaaaagacctcAAGGAAACAGCAACAGGAACAcaagaacagaatgaagaaagttAGGGAGACTGCAAAGGCCAATGTTGGTGCTGGCAAAAAGTGA
- the LOC117025592 gene encoding melanoma-associated antigen 10-like: MPRARKRRRYVFEEDLDSESEAQGLLGAQIPEAQEKDSSSSSSSSSSFCSYSSSSPSSSPSSFSSSSSCCRCLVSSYIKARSAATGTPRPPQLPQRACFLPNVMAAATPSAQLCQGCSSQEEEGPDTLQALPDTGSLLREAIDDRADALVRFLLQKYRAKEPTTQAEMLSSVIREHQDHFTEILSQASQCLQLVFGVDVKEVDPSDHSYVLVTTLGLTYNGMGSDEHSMPKTGLLINILGLIFMHGNRAPEEAVWGALNDMGLHDRVEHSIYGESMLLITKVWVQEQYLQYRRVPNSYPVRYEFLWGLRAHAETSKMKILEFLAKVTNAIPKDFPTLYEEALRDEEERSQARVVVRVNEVARSYSTATFGTFSCLESEKSNPCSKRRGRMRSGRY; encoded by the exons ATGCCTAGAGCTCGGAAGCGACGACGCTACGTGTTCGAGGAAGACCTTGACTCCGAAAGTGAGGCCCAGGGCCTCTTGGGTGCACAGATTCCCGAGGCTCAGGAGAAGGA ctcctcttcttcctcctcttcttcctcttccttctgctcctactcttcttcctctccctcttcctctccttcctccttctcctcttcctcttcctgttgCCGTTGTCTGGTCTCAAGCTACATAAAGGCACGTTCTGCTGCTACTGGGACACCAAGGCCTCCCCAGCTTCCTCAGAGAGCCTGCTTCCTTCCCAATGTCATGGCAGCAGCCACTCCATCAGCCCAATTATGTCAGGGCTGCAGCAGCCAGGAAGAAGAGGGGCCAGACACTTTGCAGGCCCTGCCAGACACTGGCTCCTTGCTTAGAGAGGCCATAGACGATAGGGCGGATGCTCTGGTGCGGTTTCTGCTCCAGAAGTACCGTGCAAAGGAGCCGACCACACAGGCGGAAATGCTGAGCAGCGTCATCAGAGAGCACCAGGACCACTTCACTGAGATCCTCAGTCAAGCCTCACAGTGCCTGCAGCTGGTCTTTGGCGTTGATGTGAAGGAAGTGGACCCCAGCGACCACTCCTATGTCCTGGTCACCACCTTAGGCCTCACCTACAATGGGATGGGGAGTGATGAGCACAGCATGCCCAAGACCGGCCTCTTGATAAATATTCTAGGTTTGATCTTCATGCATGGCAACCGTGCCCCTGAGGAGGCAGTGTGGGGAGCGCTGAATGACATGGGGCTGCATGATAGGGTGGAGCATTCCATCTATGGGGAGTCCATGTTGCTCATCACCAAGGTGTGGGTGCAGGAACAGTACCTTCAGTACCGGCGGGTACCCAACAGCTATCCTGTACGCTACGAATTCCTGTGGGGTCTCAGGGCCCACGCTGAAACCAGCAAGATGAAAATCCTGGAGTTTTTGGCGAAGGTCACTAATGCCATCCCCAAGGACTTTCCTACCTTGTATGAGGAGGCTCtgagagatgaggaagagagATCGCAAGCCAGAGTTGTCGTCAGGGTCAATGAGGTGGCCAGGTCCTATTCTACAGCCACCTTTGGCACCTTCTCTTGTCTTGAGTCTGAAAAGAGCAATCCCTGTTCTAAGCGGAGAGGCAGAATGCGGAGTGGCAGGTACTGA